The following coding sequences are from one Schizosaccharomyces osmophilus chromosome 1, complete sequence window:
- the scn3 gene encoding TatD DNase family Scn1, with amino-acid sequence MNLNTILDAHCHPTDTPGDLHIIPELSLGKIIIMGTRPMDQGYVSEIAEKYPEKVIPSFGIHPWFSYLIYDPNELTQSDESTIKAEHYKKILSPEPPGDFIRELPQPISITTLSEIISQLVVKHPSALIGEIGLDKPFRLPVGPYDARSSLPQGPLSPHYVRMEHQIKVFEFQLRLASKYQRTVSVHSVQTYTYIYDVLSKLWDGHWIPSKSQLRKYKPGEFESIREGRKQNYPPRICFHSYSGSGQQISLFSAHKVPSEFYYSFSTGINSRYKKMDETIRSAPDDKILPESDHHSASTLDKLVVESVSAIAKAKSWSEEDTMSILSKNCSSFLM; translated from the coding sequence ATGAACTTGAACACGATTCTTGACGCTCATTGCCATCCAACGGATACTCCAGGAGACCTTCATATCATCCCAGAATTGTCCTTGGGGAAAATAATCATAATGGGCACACGTCCTATGGATCAAGGATATGTTTCAGAAATAGCAGAAAAGTATCCTGAGAAGGTAATTCCAAGCTTTGGTATCCACCCTTGGTTTTCGTATTTGATATATGACCCTAATGAGTTAACTCAGTCCGACGAATCGACCATCAAAGCTGAACATTATAAAAAGATCCTTTCACCGGAACCACCCGGTGACTTTATTCGAGAGTTACCTCAACCTATATCCATTACAACTCTTTCGGAAATTATTTCCCAGCTTGTCGTAAAACATCCTTCTGCTTTGATTGGCGAAATTGGTTTAGACAAGCCTTTTCGTTTGCCTGTTGGGCCTTATGATGCTAGATCGTCTTTGCCGCAAGGGCCGCTCTCGCCTCACTACGTTCGTATGGAGCATCAAAttaaagtttttgaatttcagCTAAGATTGGCATCGAAATATCAAAGGACCGTCAGTGTTCATTCAGTGCAAACATACACGTATATATACGATGTCTTATCGAAATTATGGGATGGTCACTGGATCCCTTCAAAGTCTCAACTGAGAAAGTACAAGCCTGGTGAATTCGAATCTATAAGAGAAGGTCGAAAGCAAAACTACCCACCAAGGATCTGCTTTCATAGTTACTCTGGAAGTGGTCAACAgatttccttgttttctgCTCATAAAGTCCCATCAGAGTTTTACTACTCATTTTCCACTGGCATCAACAGTcgttataaaaaaatggatgaaaCAATTCGATCTGCTCCCGATGACAAAATATTACCAGAAAGTGATCATCATAGCGCTAGTACTCTCGACAAGCTTGTAGTAGAATCTGTTTCCGCCATTGCAAAAGCCAAGTCTTGGAGTGAAGAAGACACGATGAGTATACTAAGCAAAAACtgttcttcctttttaatgtga
- the set13 gene encoding ribosome L32 lysine methyltransferase Set13: MQWYLKNLYFGIHMLKWAVEKNGYTISEKLELKDLQSVHPSLGIGFVAAQDIKEDEELVTFSKKNVLCLSNSELTKIPEVIDLPGWAALLLTMAYENSKPDSFWRPYLDVFPSRDRITSPFFWEEVKKKELLSGTVLESNQDYKEIDNLWKHSIEPIKQQYPDLFSNVNFEEYARMAAVMLAYSFDTKKPVRKEEKDESKKISGEASTSKEVEDAKGVSSLEQREDGVPKKKEEEEEEEDSEAEDSDVESEYDPEEFEKSMCPVADMFNGDDELCNIRLYDLEDRLTMIACRDIKAGEQVWNTYGEIDNSELFRKYGFTKPKGTPYDFVLIKGEDWLSEYFKKIGQEEVEERLELLLYKEILSNPEGDVTFSEGDLDFTGICLSFVIMEKKGKVSHIPKKSEIQPKHYRKLLKIIENHLRMYPELQEPKTLDEENAMVLVNKEKDILQSLYNNVKDNLAQKAPSKRRKTEEED, encoded by the exons ATGCAGTGGTACTTAAAAAACTTATATTTTGGGATTCATATGTTAAAATGGGCTGTAGAGAAAAATGGGTATACTATTTCTGAAAAGCTAGAATTAAAGGACCTACAATCCGTGCATCCATCTCTTGGAATCGGGTTTGTCGCTGCTCAAGATATTAAA gaagatgaagaacTCGTTACTTTCtctaaaaagaatgtcCTTTGTTTGTCGAATTCAGAATTGACAAAGATTCCCGAAGTGATAGATTTGCCCGGTTGGGCAGCTCTTTTGTTGACAATGGCCTACGAAAATAGCAAGCCAGATAGTTTTTGGAGACCTTATTTGGATGTCTTTCCAAGTAGAGACCGGATCACGTCTCCGTTCTTTTGGGAagaagtaaagaaaaaagagttGTTAAGTGGTACGGTACTTGAATCTAATCAAGATTATAAAGAGATTGATAATCTTTGGAAGCATTCTATAGAGCCGATTAAACAGCAATACCCggatttattttcaaatgtcaattttgaagaatatgCTCGTATGGCAGCTGTCATGCTTGCCTATAGCTTTGATACAAAAAAACCAGTTCGTAAGGAGGAGAAAgatgaatcaaaaaaaatttcaggTGAAGCATCCACTAGTAAAGAAGTTGAAGATGCAAAAGGCGTTTCCTCCCTTGAGCAAAGGGAAGACGGTGTgcctaaaaaaaaagaagaagaggaagaagaagaagattctGAAGCAGAGGATAGTGATGTGGAGTCAGAATACGATCCTGaggaatttgaaaaatcaatgTGCCCCGTTGCAGATATGTTTAACGGTGATGATGAATTATGCAAT ATTCGTCTTTACGATTTGGAAGATCGGTTGACCATGATTGCTTGCCGCGACATTAAAGCAGGAGAGCAAGTGTGGAATACGTACGGAGAAATTGACAATTCAGAGCTGTTTCGAAAATACGGATttacaaaaccaaaaggaACCCCTTACGACTTTGTGTTGATCAAAGGTGAGGACTGGTTGTCGGAATATTTTAAGAAGATTGGACAAGAGGAAGTGGAAGAGAGACTAGAGTTGCTTTTATACAAGGAAATACTTTCTAATCCTGAGGG GGATGTCACTTTCTCCGAAGGTGATTTAGACTTTACAGGCATTTGTTTGTCTTTTGTGATAATggagaaaaaaggaaaggttTCTCATATCCCTAAAAAGTCAGAAATTCAGCCAAAACATTATCGAAAATTGCTGAAGATTATAGAAAATCATTTGCGAATGTATCCTGAGCTTCAAGAACCGAAAACTCTAGATGAAGAGAATGCAATGGTTTTGgtaaataaagagaaagatATACTTCAAAGCCTTTACAACAACGTAAAAGATAACTTGGCTCAGAAGGCACCAAGCAAGCGTCGAAAAACCGAAGAAGAGGACTGA
- a CDS encoding Schizosaccharomyces specific protein — MEDYQPASFTATLSDPRKDLIGLIIIVVGSLINLLHVYQTKEGEKAKYHISMGPPGRVKWSPFSINREIPCDVNPKEIVIKMFITFVLSQLTLLTFDLAIFAITSLLLIFTWKLFEQACKNKDDDNRLAKQKEKLKAQKAQGKHEEKKKPTDLKKRKKQM, encoded by the coding sequence ATGGAAGATTATCAGCCAGCTTCTTTTACTGCCACACTTTCAGATCCTCGAAAAGACCTCATCGGGCTCATAATTATCGTCGTTGGTAGTTTGATTAATCTGCTTCATGTttatcaaacaaaagaaggagaaaaagCGAAATATCATATTTCAATGGGTCCTCCAGGACGTGTAAAATGGTCTCCCTTCTCGATCAATAGAGAGATTCCTTGTGATGTAAACCCGAAAGAAATAGTTATCAAAATGTTTATTACTTTCGTCCTTTCTCAATTGACCCTACTCACGTTTGACTTGGCTATATTTGCTATAACAAGCTTACTACTAATTTTCACCTGGAAGCTATTTGAACAAGCATGCAAAAACAAGGACGACGACAATCGTTTAGCTAAACAAAAGGAGAAATTAAAAGCACAAAAGGCACAGGGCAAGCAcgaagagaagaaaaaaccaacggatttaaagaaaagaaagaaacaaatgtGA
- the sak1 gene encoding DNA-binding transcription factor Sak1, protein MDSNLTGRTSLPQPEMAHAPQLDSVQQFNPRFMFQHSEEFANPHPFPNQPSRKSTEDQEYEIRKLASEFENCSLDSIAEKIRMDPYGGNAEKLRQIFGVCWLKQSCEDQEDAAVQRNQIYAQYVDACNVYHVKTLSSASFGKLVRMLFPTIKTRRLGTRGHSKYHYCGLKLRGHEPFRKHRRISESSVSPDSSLSFTKSLSSNFDTDVGQMAPAYPPPVDPASTTPVTFKASAPLSDPYTSSSPPISLLTSSVNTQPHSASSPRLFPSQSSTIPTQLSHQPVPSNPAFSSSVHHFTPPFNPSNQSLGPSMHSEANPKFWYTQNSVYKLRLKFLPPHKLPWIPSLDISSFSLPPIDYYLSTPFDNHEAKAALMTVYSSHCITLIESIRYMHLKQFLSEISSFPDSLSPSLLALLASPFFSRWIEKSDMIMYQEILKLLFPMTLQVVPTPVLVLLRHLTENLLSHMSNIYSSHSPCLAQVKIETAAAFSNLLSRLLRVNDTAHAAARFLANPADRQLICSDWERFVNTKVIVSREVMQNDKEAVNVLDEWFSLLSTCSSPSELHDPLKEQSNVNDMAMHRIELRQIDGVLDRMADFFLELPSRFPSCSPRTFLLYLSALQTSVLREITVGGGKAFGALWVIRCWVDEYMTWVAEIGGFLDDGNDEVSNVHYHGNDALSSEQLAQSLHSRQHIPQQFPQKFQTEVSPLHPQQEQHNKPTVWDAYDNVQKQREEDYMSVVFDTNGACS, encoded by the coding sequence ATGGATTCGAATTTGACTGGGCGAACATCTTTGCCGCAGCCTGAAATGGCTCACGCACCACAATTGGACTCTGTACAACAGTTTAATCCTCGTTTTATGTTTCAGCATAGCGAAGAGTTTGCTAATCCCCATCCATTTCCCAATCAACCTTCTCGTAAGTCTACTGAAGATCAAGAGTATGAGATTCGAAAACTGGCTTCAGAGTTTGAAAACTGTTCTCTTGACTCGATTGCTGAAAAGATCCGAATGGATCCTTATGGAGGAAATGCCGAAAAGCTTCGCCAAATTTTCGGAGTTTGTTGGCTCAAACAATCCTGTGAAGACCAAGAAGATGCTGCTGTTCAGAGAAACCAAATATATGCCCAATATGTTGATGCTTGCAACGTCTATCATGTGAAAACATTGAGTTCCGCTTCTTTTGGTAAACTTGTTCGCATGCTATTCCCGACCATTAAAACCCGGCGGCTTGGCACTCGAGGTCATTCGAAGTACCATTACTGTGGCTTAAAGCTACGTGGTCATGAACCATTTCGAAAGCACCGTCGCATTTCCGAGTCGAGCGTTTCCCCTGACTCATCTTTATCATTCACAAAATCCCTCTCTTCTAACTTTGATACCGATGTCGGCCAAATGGCTCCTGCGTATCCTCCTCCTGTTGATCCTGCTAGTACAACTCCTGTAACATTTAAAGCCAGTGCTCCTCTTTCTGACCCGTATACTTCTTCGTCGCCCccaatttctttgttaaCTTCCTCCGTCAACACGCAACCGCACTCCGCCAGTTCTCCTAGACTATTTCCCTCCCAGTCTTCCACCATACCCACTCAACTTTCTCATCAACCTGTCCCCTCGAACCCTgcattttcatcttctgtTCACCATTTCACGCCTCCGTTCAATCCTTCAAACCAAAGCCTTGGCCCGTCTATGCATTCAGAAGCCAATCCCAAATTTTGGTATACTCAAAATTCGGTGTACAAACTAAGGCTTAAGTTCCTACCACCTCATAAACTTCCTTGGATTCCTTCATTAGATATATCTTCCTTTTCACTACCTCCGATTGATTACTATTTAAGTACCCCTTTTGATAATCATGAGGCAAAGGCAGCTCTCATGACGGTTTATTCCTCTCATTGCATTACCCTCATTGAGTCAATACGTTATATGCATTTAAAGCAGTTCCTTTCTGAAATATCTAGTTTTCCGGATAGCCTTTCACCCTCTCTTCTTGCATTGCTCGCTTCACCCTTCTTTTCCAGATGGATTGAGAAGTCGGATATGATTATGTATCAGGAAATAttaaagcttttgtttccCATGACATTACAAGTAGTACCGACTCCCGTCTTGGTGTTGTTGCGACATTTGACTGAAAACCTTCTTAGTCATATGTCTAATATATACAGCTCTCATTCACCTTGCTTGGCACAAGTAAAGATTGAGACTGCTGCTGCATTCAGTAATCTACTGTCCCGCCTTCTAAGGGTAAATGATACAGCACATGCTGCAGCTAGATTTTTGGCTAACCCTGCCGACCGGCAACTAATTTGTAGCGATTGGGAACGATTTGTGAACACGAAGGTAATCGTGTCTCGAGAAGTGATGCAAAACGATAAAGAGGCCGTAAACGTTCTTGACGAATggttttctcttctttcgaCTTGCTCTAGTCCATCAGAGCTTCATGATCCTTTAAAAGAACAGTCAAATGTAAATGATATGGCTATGCATAGGATAGAGTTGCGTCAAATTGATGGGGTTTTGGACAGAATGGccgatttctttttagaacTGCCTTCGAGATTTCCATCTTGCTCTCCAAGAACGTTTTTACTTTATTTGAGCGCATTACAAACCAGTGTACTCCGGGAGATTACAGTCGGCGGTGGTAAAGCATTTGGTGCTTTATGGGTGATCCGTTGTTGGGTCGATGAATACATGACTTGGGTCGCCGAAATCGGCGGCTTTTTGGATGATGGCAATGATGAAGTTTCTAATGTTCATTATCATGGAAATGATGCCTTATCGTCTGAGCAGTTAGCGCAATCCTTGCATTCTCGTCAGCACATTCCCCAGCAATTTCCTCAAAAGTTCCAAACCGAAGTGTCTCCCCTTCATCCTCAGCAAGAACAACATAATAAGCCAACGGTGTGGGACGCCTACGATAATGTACAGAAGCAAAGGGAAGAAGATTATATGTCTGTTGTTTTCGATACGAATGGTGCTTGTAGCTGA
- the end4 gene encoding Clathrin adaptor End4: MSSFRLQADHMQSDASLVTSVRKATSVDETAPKRKHVRSCIVFTWDHRTAKPFWIAVKVQPLFASEIQTFKALITVHRVLQEGHRSALKDSQPERGWLKTCARQFPGGEGMKGYSGLIRDYVDYLLDKLAFHNQHPEFNGTFEYKEYISLRQVDDPNEGYETVYDMMNLQDHIDDFQKQIFSSFKRSSKNECRISALVPLVQESYGIYRFLISMLRALYKTIDAADTLEPLKQRYKSQHHRLRQFYADCSNLRYLTSLISVPRLPHEPPELEGDNLPELPKRPASVAPQPTGTSSIGPQQTGGSSPVEMSFPSASDIEPVPSYNEPESIQDFWSEPAYDQQIAAQQHSLAAQQSAEMERQRLAAQQHQQAMEAIQKAQMDQQRVAQEQMLQQQMQMQSQGQLAGMEQQVAATRAQLEQSNMLLHQYDARVRALENELNQSGLNIQDQIHQNDDLIDSLRSQINTWKSKYEALAKLYTQLRQEHLDLLTKYKQLQLKANSAQEAIEKKERMEREIKSKNLELADMILERDRARHELDTMHRSQRDKQMTNERELRLLQDKARNLENNKSSELSNLLSRYNIEVAQLEESLRVKDQELEGFRRELNNSEAQYRKLLQEKEEEVEIQKAAVDESLLQLKNLQLDRSDVDQAMDSQIDDLLKSQLEKLSGIVDSVLFTGIQRLDASLHELDSPMHAGNQYATPEFVLSIIENAGNRCTDFATAFNNYFADGPNADHSEVINSVNFFSTAMSEVSNNCKGLSRSTGDDQGSDQLASQTRKMIELAKRFLSSLFSQSTVKMDVDQKTDMVINENVEIQQRLQQLSQYSEKFLNKESESAVGLLSAGGDNIEELVDKQLAETANAIQNAILKLQGLAAQPKNINLSPSELQVHDSLLAASIAITEAIARLIKAATASQAEIVAQGKGSSSRGAFYKKHNRWTEGLISAAKAVARATVTLIETADGVINGKASFEHLIVASNGVAAATAQLVAASRVKANFASKTQDHLEEAAKAVTDACKALVRQVETMALRSKEMEHEDFSSLGVHDYRRQEMEQQVQILKIENELVGARRRLFDMRKTSYHVSEE, encoded by the coding sequence ATGAGCTCCTTTCGTTTACAAGCAGACCATATGCAATCAGACGCATCTTTGGTCACAAGCGTGCGAAAAGCAACAAGCGTTGATGAAACAgctccaaaaagaaagcatgTGCGTAGTTGCATCGTTTTTACGTGGGATCACCGCACCGCCAAACCATTTTGGATTGCCGTAAAAGTACAGCCATTGTTCGCGAGCGAAATACAAACTTTTAAGGCTTTGATTACTGTGCATCGAGTACTACAGGAAGGCCACAGATCTGCGTTAAAGGATTCGCAACCAGAAAGAGGATGGCTTAAAACATGTGCTCGTCAATTCCCTGGAGGAGAAGGCATGAAAGGGTATAGTGGCTTGATTCGAGATTACGTTGACTACTTGTTGGACAAGCTTGCTTTTCACAATCAGCATCCTGAATTCAATGGAACTTTTGAGTATAAGGAATACATTAGTCTTCGACAAGTTGATGATCCCAATGAAGGTTATGAAACAGTTTACGATATGATGAATCTCCAAGATCATATTGAcgattttcaaaaacaaatcttttcttcctttaaGCGTTCGAGTAAGAATGAATGCCGGATTTCTGCTTTGGTTCCCTTAGTTCAGGAATCTTACGGCATTTACCGTTTTTTAATTAGTATGCTGCGTGCATTATACAAGACGATTGATGCTGCTGATACGTTGGAACCTTTGAAACAAAGGTATAAATCTCAACACCATCGTCTTCGTCAATTCTACGCAGATTGCTCCAACCTTCGTTACCTTACTAGTTTGATTTCTGTTCCTCGTCTTCCTCATGAACCTCCAGAGTTGGAGGGTGACAATCTTCCAGAGTTACCAAAGCGTCCTGCTTCCGTAGCTCCACAACCGACTGGTACATCCTCCATTGGCCCCCAGCAAACTGGCGGTTCTTCCCCAGTAGAAATGAGCTTTCCCTCAGCCAGCGATATAGAACCTGTCCCTAGTTATAATGAACCTGAGTCCATTCAAGACTTCTGGTCCGAACCAGCGTATGACCAACAGATTGCCGCACAGCAACATTCTCTCGCTGCCCAACAATCCGCTGAAATGGAACGTCAACGTCTTGCTGCCCAACAGCATCAGCAAGCCATGGAGGCTATTCAAAAAGCTCAGATGGATCAGCAACGAGTTGCTCAAGAACAAATGCTTCAGCAACAGATGCAAATGCAAAGTCAAGGGCAACTTGCGGGTATGGAACAGCAAGTCGCAGCCACTAGAGCTCAGTTGGAGCAAAGTAATATGCTTCTTCATCAGTATGATGCTAGAGTAAGAGCATTAGAAAACGAGTTAAACCAGTCTGGTCTTAATATACAGGATCAAATACATCAAAATGACGATTTAATTGATTCTTTGAGAAGTCAAATCAACACCTGGAAGAGCAAATATGAGGCACTAGCTAAGCTTTACACACAGCTGCGTCAAGAACATTTGGATCTGCTAACTAAATACAAACAGCTTCAGCTTAAAGCAAATTCTGCACAAGAAGCCAttgagaagaaagaacgaATGGAACGTGAGATTAAGAGTAAGAATCTCGAACTTGCTGATATGATCCTCGAACGTGATCGTGCTCGCCATGAATTGGATACGATGCACCGTTCTCAGCGTGATAAACAAATGACCAATGAGCGTGAACTACGCTTGCTACAAGATAAAGCAAGAAATCTCGAGAACAACAAGTCATCGGAACTATCGAATTTATTAAGCCGGTATAATATTGAAGTTGCTCAGTTGGAAGAAAGTCTCCGTGTAAAAGATCAGGAGTTGGAAGGTTTCCGTCGAGAATTAAACAATTCTGAAGCTCAATATCGCAAacttttacaagaaaaagaagaggaagtgGAAATTCAAAAGGCTGCCGTTGATGAATCTCTCTTGCAGTTAAAGAACCTCCAACTGGATCGCAGCGATGTTGACCAAGCTATGGACTCACAGATTGATGATTTGTTAAAGTCACAACTGGAAAAATTGAGCGGCATAGTTGACTCTGTGCTCTTCACTGGTATTCAGCGTTTGGATGCTAGTTTGCATGAATTGGATTCTCCTATGCATGCAGGAAATCAATATGCAACACCGGAATTTGTCCTTTCCATTATTGAAAATGCAGGTAACCGTTGTACGGATTTTGCAACTGCATTCAACAATTATTTTGCGGATGGACCAAACGCTGATCATTCTGAAGTTATAAACAGTgtcaatttcttctcaaCAGCCATGTCAGAGGTATCTAATAACTGTAAGGGTTTGAGTCGTTCTACTGGTGATGATCAAGGATCTGATCAATTGGCATCACAGACACGGAAAATGATTGAATTAGCGAAACGCTTCTTGTCAAGCTTATTTTCTCAGTCTACTGTAAAGATGGATGTTGATCAAAAAACGGATATGGTCATTAACGAAAATGTAGAAATACAGCAACGTTTGCAGCAGCTATCTCAGTATTCTGAAAAGTTCTTAAATAAGGAATCCGAAAGCGCGGTTGGCCTATTAAGTGCAGGTGGTGACAATATTGAGGAATTAGTAGACAAACAGTTGGCCGAGACAGCTAATGCTATTCAGAATGCTATTCTCAAATTGCAAGGACTGGCTGCTCAACCAAAGAATATTAACTTGTCTCCTTCTGAATTGCAAGTGCATGATTCCTTATTGGCTGCTTCCATCGCTATAACTGAAGCGATTGCTAGGTTGATCAAAGCTGCCACTGCATCTCAAGCGGAAATTGTTGCCCAAGGTAAAGGATCTAGCTCTAGAGGAgcattttataaaaaacacAATCGTTGGACAGAAGGACTTATCTCTGCTGCTAAAGCTGTTGCTCGTGCTACTGTCACTTTGATAGAGACTGCCGATGGTGTTATCAACGGTAAAGCTAGTTTCGAGCATTTAATTGTGGCATCGAATGGTGTAGCAGCAGCTACAGCTCAGTTGGTTGCTGCTTCACGAGTCAAGGCGAACTTTGCATCCAAAACACAGGATCATTTAGAAGAAGCGGCTAAGGCCGTTACAGATGCATGTAAGGCTTTAGTAAGACAAGTCGAGACCATGGCATTGCGTTCGAAGGAAATGGAGCACGAGGATTTCTCTAGTCTCGGTGTTCACGATTATCGCCGTCAAGAGATGGAGCAGCAAGTGCAAATCctgaaaatagaaaatgaGCTGGTTGGAGCTCGTCGCCGTCTTTTCGATATGAGAAAAACTTCGTACCATGTCTCTGAGGAGTAA
- the fcf2 gene encoding rRNA processing protein Fcf2, which produces MSQVQHSLDLSAVSRLLQSAKTSLQDKQANQTNEVPKQAWVPKIPHLLGSASNLPSYFQQKNVPSVKKEELVSNAPSYLDDDSSMEEPTTLNPHVPAPGISKKKKPAKDTAGGDWFDMPATELTDSVKRDIQLLKMRNVLDPKRHYRRENAKQMPKYFQTGTVIEGPQDYFSGRITNRERQSTITDELVHSTERRDYFKKKYLEIQKSKMSGRKGQYKKLKERRKPSYLK; this is translated from the exons ATGAGTCAGGTTCAGCATTCGCTTGATCTTTCTGCAGTATCAAGGCTGTTACAGTCTGCAAAAACCAGTTTGCAAGACAAACAAGCAAACCAAACAAACGAAGTACCAAAACAAGCTTGGGTGCCCAA aATTCCTCATTTGCTTGGCTCTGCTTCTAACTTGCCTTCATATTTCCAGCAAAAAAATGTCCCAAGcgtaaagaaggaagaattggTTTCGAATGCACCTTCCTACCTCGAtgatgattcttccatgGAAGAACCAACTACCTTGAACCCCCATGTTCCTGCTCCTggaatttccaaaaagaaaaagcctGCAAAGGACACGGCTGGAGGAGACTGGTTTGACATGCCCGCAACCGAATTAACTGATTCCGTTAAGCGTGACATTcaacttttgaagatgCGAAACGTTTTAGATCCAAAGCGCCATTATAGAAGAGAAAATGCAAAGCAAATGCCAAAGTACTTCCAAACGGGCACAGTCATTGAGGGTCCTCAAGATTACTTTTCCGGTCGTATTACAAACCGTGAACGACAATCAACGATCACTGATGAACTTGTACATAGTACCGAACGTCGTGATTActttaagaaaaagtaCCTCGAGattcaaaaatcaaagatgAGTGGCCGCAAAGGACAATACAAGAAACTCAAAGAAAGGAGGAAGCCTTCttatttaaaataa
- the bet5 gene encoding TRAPP I, II and III complex Rab GEF subunit Bet5, which translates to MAVYAFYIFSRKNECVFAHRWKPADSNSMETLVSQLESTAFEDDVEKLMFGVTFSLRNLVRKVSNGADEFLSYSTNQYKLHFYETPTNLRLVLFTSPKVEPLTHVLHQIYATLYIEFVVKHPLYTQVPPPLEKGGINCEMFRITLDRFVRTLRYVMLY; encoded by the exons ATGGCTGTTTACGCGTTTTACATCTTTAGCAGAAAAA ATGAGTGTGTTTTTGCACATCGCTGGAAACCAGCAGATTCAAATTCCATGGAGACATTGGTGTCTCAACTGGAGTCTACGGCCTTTGAAGACGATGTCGAGAAGCTGATGTTCGGCGTGACTTTCTCTCTTCGAAATTTGGTACGCAAAGTCTCTAATGGTGCAGACGAGTTTCTATCGTACAGCACGAATCAGTACAAGCTTCATTTTTACGAGACTCCAACAAATTTACGTTTGGTTCTTTTCACAAGTCCAAAAGTCGAGCCTTTGACCCATGTTTTGCACCAAATCTACGCGACTCTTTACATTGAATTCGTCGTAAAGCACCCTCTCTATACCCAGGTGCCTCCTCCCTTGGAGAAAGGTGGAATAAATTGCGAGATGTTTCGCATTACCTTGGATCGATTTGTGCGCACGCTAAGGTATGTTATGCTGTATTAA
- a CDS encoding TMEM254-like protein codes for MSFQIHIPTSTIGRLFPLLIVLQMYVVFVEPFYHGTRFEELRQLLGPKFLYGSVYFLVIVHSLEAFLALRACFAKKFNWATTLGWFVSVFIYGAPTLMILKSTSGKSKNHVQ; via the exons atgtCTTTCCAAATTCACATCCCTACAAGTACAATCGGACGCCTATTTCCGTTGTTGATCGTTTTGCAAATGTACGTTGTGTTTGTGGAACCCTTTTATCACGGAACACGTTTTGAAGAGCT TCGTCAACTCTTGGGACCTAAATTTTTGTATGGTTCCGTGTATTTTCTGGTTATCGTACATAGCTTAGAGGCTTTCCTTGCCTTGAGAGCATGCTTTGcgaaaaaatttaattgGGCAACAACGCTAGGTTGGTTCGTTTCGGTTTTTATTTATGGTGCACCAACACTGATGATACTGAAATCCACTTCTGGAAAGAGCAAGAATCATGTTcaatag